AATTCAGAAAAGTTGCAATTGAAGTTTTCGTTAATTAGCTGGGATAGGATGTGGGGCTGTACTTCAATTAGCTCAGATAGTTTTTTAAGGGTGATTTGAGAGTCTAAATAAGGTTTATTCTGTATTATAAACATTTTAAGCTTTTCGGCTAATTCTTTTGAAGATTCCTCGTTTAGACGCGAATTTTTATATCGTTCCTTAGAGGAAGAAACATCGACTGCATTTTGGGACCATATAAGTTCATTGTATCCGATGCTAAATAGTAAAATGATAAGCGATATATAAACGATATAATAAACAAACTCAGGGGTTGGTATATTTATAACTGCTAAAATGGAAATAGAGGCTTCTACTATGTAAAAAGCTAGCAGCATTGATACAATAGTGCGAAGGGCTGATAAATCTACAGTTTTTACGTTTGAATAATTATCAAGTACTCCTTTGTGGTATTTTTTTAGAATTATCAAGGTTGGCAATATAAAAGATAGGTTAACAATAGATTCGATGAACCATTCTAGTGAATTTCCAATAAATCCATCCCCTTCTTTCATATACTGTTGAACATCATTAAGTCTATATTCGTGACCTTGGAAGAAAAAGATGCTGTAATACGTGAAATAAGCCAATAAGGGAAGCGTCATTATTAGATCCCTTTTTCGAAAAGAGGCTTTTCGGGCAATTATATTCTTGACATAAAGAAATATGCAGAATCCTAGAGCCATATTAAAGGGTTCGAGCATGTATGCCCAATCTACAATATTCAATATTAGTCCTGTATCATATCCGAAATCATTAAGCAAACGCAAAGAAAGTAACGTGATGCAAATAATAAGAGGTATGTTGAATAGTCTTTTTTCTTTTTTTAAAAGGAGTAAAACGGCTAAGAAAAAGCCTTGCGAAGCTCCAGCTAAAGTTATTAGGTCTATAAAACTTAGATTCATATAGTTTCTTTGCGAAAGGAGTGCATTTCTTATCGTGTATTGCAACCTGATTTCATTAGAACGAAAGTAGATTATTCGGTTAATCTTTGCAATACTTATTTTAAACCACAGCCTTATAATCTTCTATTTTGGGAGTGTATTTTGTTCCAATTTTTTCGATTCCTTTTTTGCGCCAAAAAAGGAATGGCAAGAAAAGCCTTTTAAATGATGACAGACTAACCTATAAAACATAACGTTCTCTTCATTTCTTTTTAGGAAAAAAGAAACGAAGCAAAGAAAATCCTGTCGAGGCTTAACTCGCAGGCTGCGGCGT
The DNA window shown above is from Alistipes sp. ZOR0009 and carries:
- a CDS encoding helix-turn-helix domain-containing protein, coding for MNLSFIDLITLAGASQGFFLAVLLLLKKEKRLFNIPLIICITLLSLRLLNDFGYDTGLILNIVDWAYMLEPFNMALGFCIFLYVKNIIARKASFRKRDLIMTLPLLAYFTYYSIFFFQGHEYRLNDVQQYMKEGDGFIGNSLEWFIESIVNLSFILPTLIILKKYHKGVLDNYSNVKTVDLSALRTIVSMLLAFYIVEASISILAVINIPTPEFVYYIVYISLIILLFSIGYNELIWSQNAVDVSSSKERYKNSRLNEESSKELAEKLKMFIIQNKPYLDSQITLKKLSELIEVQPHILSQLINENFNCNFSEFINSYRIEEAKRLLRHPEYKNYTLTAIGFEAGFNSKSAFYIAFKRFVGTTPANY